The following are encoded together in the Scomber scombrus chromosome 7, fScoSco1.1, whole genome shotgun sequence genome:
- the pitpnc1b gene encoding cytoplasmic phosphatidylinositol transfer protein 1b codes for MLMKEYRVCMPLTVDEYRIGQLYMISKHSCEQSGGGEGVEVVRNESDIHPQHGPGQMTEKRIYLSSKLPSWAKAFVPRFFYVTEKAWNFYPYTITGACVSFLPKFSIRIETRFENNNGDNNNVFGDTPTPAEHVSLLDILNDPIPEKHYKESEDLSRWQSSKTGRGPLEKDWRDDHKPIMCSYKRVQCSFEVYGFQTRTEEFIHRNIRDILLVGHRQAVAWIDEWHGLSLDEVREYERKMQETTNSKVKSSQNNTGTPAASRPVFSRSISVTDERSLKKMGVTTASMSDPSDSSVPHSPIRLNSTPE; via the exons ATGTTGATGAAAGAGTACCGCGTATGTATGCCACTGACTGTGGATGAG TATAGGATTGGGCAGCTGTACATGATCAGTAAGCACAGCTGTGAACAGAGTGGTGGAGGAGAAGGGGTGGAGGTGGTGAGGAATGAGTCAGATATTCACCCTCAGCACGGCCCAGGACAGATGACCGAGAAGCGAATCTACCTCAGCAG TAAACTGCCATCCTGGGCAAAAGCGTTCGTCCCGCGATTTTTCTATGTGACAGAAAAGGCCTGGAACTTCTACCCATACACCATCACAGgtgcttgt GTATCATTTCTCCCAAAGTTCAGCATCCGTATTGAGACGAGATTTGAAAACAACAACGGTGATAACAACAAT GTGTTTGGGGACACACCAACCCCAGCAGAGCATGTGAGTTTACTGGATATCCTGAATGACCCCATTCCTGAAAAGCACTACAAAGAGTCAGAG GACCTGAGTCGCTGGCAGTCAAGTAAAACTGGCCGAGGGCCTCTGGAGAAAGACTGGAGAGACGACCACAAGCCCATTATGTGCTCCTACAAGCGGGTGCAATGCAGCTTTGAGGTCTACGGCTTTCAGACCAGGACAGAGGAGTTCATACACAGA AACATCCGAGACATTCTTCTGGTTGGCCACAGGCAAGCAGTCGCATGGATAGATGAGTGGCACG GGCTGAGTTTGGATGAGGTGAGAGAGTATGAGCGGAAGATGCAAGAGACGACCAACAGCAAAGTCAAATCAAGCCAGAACAACACAG GCACACCGGCTGCCTCTCGTCCTGTGTTTTCTCGCTCCATCTCAGTGACAGACGAGCGTTCCCTGAAGAAGATGGGAGTGACGACTGCGTCCATGTCTGACCCTTCAGACTCCTCTGTGCCACACAGTCCAATCCGACTCAACTCCACTCCTGAATGA